In Bradyrhizobium sp. 195, the sequence AACAGCTCGGTGGGCAAGCTCTTCATTGCCGGTATCGTGCCAGGGCTTGCGCTCGCCTCGCTGCTCGGCGCCACGACGTTCTATCGGGCCTGGCGCAACGATTATCCGCGGATGCGCAAGGCCACGTTCCTCGAGCGCCTCGTCGCATTCCGCAAATCGATCTGGGGCATCCTGCTGATCGTGATCGTGATCGGCGGAATCTACAGCGGCCTGTTCACGCCGACCGAAGCTGCCGCCGTCAGCGCGGTCTACGCCTTCATCGTCGCGGTGTTCATCTACAAGGATCTGAAGCTGCGTGACGTGCCGCGGGTTCTGCTGTCATCGGCGAACCTCTCGGCTATGCTGCTCTACATCATCACCAACGCGGTGCTGTTCTCGTTCCTGATGACCTACGAGAACGTGCCGCAAGCGCTCGCGCAATGGATGATCGACCTGGGCTTGGGGTGGATCGGCTTCCTGCTGCTCGTCAACCTGTTGCTGCTGGTGGCGGGTAACGTGATGGAGCCGTCCTCGATCATCCTGATCATGGCCCCGATCCTGTTTCCGGTCGCGATCAAGCTCGGCATCGATCCCATTCATTTCGGCATCCTGATGACGGTCAACATGGAGGTCGGCCTGTGCCATCCGCCTGTCGGCCTCAATCTCTACGTCGCCTCGGGCATCGCCAAGATGGGGATCACCGAGCTCACCGTCGCGGTGTGGCCATGGCTGTTGACGATGCTGGGATTCCTCGTGGTCGTCACGTATTGGCCGGGCCTGTCGCTGTGGCTGCCGCGACTGCTGGGGATGTAGCTGCGCACGCGGTGTACCGTCTCCCACAAGGGAGAAGGGATACCTGTGCTGCCTCCTCCAGCGTCGTAGCCCGGATGGAGCGCAGCGTAATCCGGGGCCCCCGTGCCAGCGGAGCGATTCCCGGATTGCGCTGCGCTCCATCCGGGCTACGCATCCTCCGTCGCCGATGGCAATCGCCCGCGAGATGCGGTTAGATGCTGCGCAAACGGCGGGAGGAGCTAACGTGACAGAACGCAGCAGCGAGCCGAAGGACGCGACACCCTCCGTCATCGCGCAGCAGCAGGCGATGCTGAACGCGCTGCCGTTTTCCGACACGCGGGATTTCGACGACGCCGCGCGCGGCTTTCTCGGCACGATCGAGAATGCGGAGATCACGAATCCGCAGGGGCGGACGGTCTGGAGTCTCGCGCCTTACGGCTTCCTGTCCACTGAAGAGGCGCCGCCCACGGTCAATCCGAGCCTGTGGCGGCAGTCGCGGCTCAACATGCAGCATGGCCTGTTCGAGGTCGTGCCCGGCGTCTACCAGGTGCGCGGGCTCGACATCGCTAACATGACGCTGATCGAGGGCGACCGAGGTGTCATCGTCGTCGATACCCTGACCTCGATCGAAGGGGCTCGCGCCGCGCTCGATCTCTATTTCAGGCATCGGGGCCTGAAGCCCGTTGCGGCCGTCATCTTCACGCACACGCACACCGACCATTGGGGTGGCGCGCGCGGCGTGCTGGAGGATGCGCTGGCGACCGGCCGAGTGCCTATCATCGCACCGAACCTTTTCATGGAGCACGCCGTTTCCGAGAACATCATCGCGGGACCGGCGATGCTGCGCCGGGCGCAGTACCAGTTCGGGCCGCTGCTCGCCAAGGGCGCACGGGGGCAGGTCGATTGCGGGCTCGGCAAGTCGATGGCGGCGGGATCGGTCGCGCTGCTGCGGCCGACCGACCTGATCATGGCGACCGGCGACAGGCGCGTGATCGACGGCGTCGAATTCGAATTCCAGATGGCGCCGAACAGCGAAGCGCCGGCGGAGATGCACTTCTTCATCCCGCGCTACAAGCTGTTGAACCTCGCCGAGAACTGCACGCACAATTTCCACAATCTGCTGCCGTTCCGCGGCGCCGACGTGCGCGACGCGCTGGTCTGGTCGAAATACCTGAACGAGGCCCTGCAGCT encodes:
- a CDS encoding TRAP transporter large permease, whose product is MLTGMPISIALGLTVLSFMFTLTDVRTESVALKLFTGIENFEIMAIPFFILAGNFLTHGGVARRMITFATSLVGHWYGGLALSGVVACALFAAISGSSPATVVAIGSVILPAMVAQGFPKRFGAGVITTSGSLGILIPPSIPMVLYAVSTNSSVGKLFIAGIVPGLALASLLGATTFYRAWRNDYPRMRKATFLERLVAFRKSIWGILLIVIVIGGIYSGLFTPTEAAAVSAVYAFIVAVFIYKDLKLRDVPRVLLSSANLSAMLLYIITNAVLFSFLMTYENVPQALAQWMIDLGLGWIGFLLLVNLLLLVAGNVMEPSSIILIMAPILFPVAIKLGIDPIHFGILMTVNMEVGLCHPPVGLNLYVASGIAKMGITELTVAVWPWLLTMLGFLVVVTYWPGLSLWLPRLLGM